GCCAAGCGACCTGGCGCTGGCCCCCAGCGAGCTTGGACTGCTGTCACGCATGGGGCGCGAGGAAGCCCTCAAGCACATCCTCCAGACCGTGAGCGAGGATTTCGACCTGGCATTGATCGACTGTCCCTCCAATTTGGGACTGCTGACGCTCAACGCCCTGACGGCCGCTTCGGCTGTCCTGATCCCCACCCAGCCTCAGATCCCTGACCTGCGGGCCCTTTGGTTCTTCCTGGCGACGGTGGAGCAGGTGCGCCATGAACTCAATCGGAACCTGGAGACTCTGGGCATCCTGGTTACCTCATACGACTGGCGCCTGAGTCACCATCGGGCTGCGGTCGAGGCCATGGTGTCCGCCAGGCTGCCGATCCTGCCGGTTGGGCTCGGCCGGAGCACGCGGGTCAGCGCCTCGGTCATGGCCGACGAGCAGACCCTAACCTACTTGCCCACCAACCGGGAGGCCCAGGCGGAGCTGGCGGACTTGATCGAGCGCTGGCTGGACGGCGGTGGCGCCTCTAGCGGCCGGGCCCCCGGGCGGGCGGGCGCTTCAAACCGAGCGGAAGGACCCTCCCAAGCCTAGGACCAAAGGGTTTGTTGCGCGCCTGCCCCGACGGTGTACACTATTCTCACGCAGGTTCACAGGCATGGCGGGGAAGACGAAGCGAGTCGTCTGCATCGAAGACGAGCCGGAGATGATCGACCTTGTGCGGCTGATCCTCGGTCGCAAGGGGTATGATGTCATCGGGGCCAATGGCGGCATCGAGGGCCTGGACGCTGTCCGCCGTGAACGGCCGGACATCGTCCTGCTGGACTTGATGATGCCGGATATGGACGGCTGGGAGGTCTACCAGCAGATCAAGGCCGACCCCGCCCTGAAGGAAATCCCCGTGGTCGTGGTCACAGCCAAGGCGCAGTCGATCGACAAGGTGCTCGGACTGCACATCGCCAAGGTGGACGACTACATCACGAAGCCATTCGGGCCGCAGGAGCTCCTTGAAAGCGTTGAGAAGATCCTCAGCGTCGCCAGTTGAAGCTCCTAGCCAAGAGCAATGGAACGGGGCGGACACAGGCCGCCCCGTTGCGCGTGGTTAGATATGACTCGCGATGTCGAGGTCATCAATCACACCCGGGATGAGCGCCTTCTGCTCAGGGCGCGCTGGTGTGCTTCCTTCGCCTGCCGCTTGAGAGGCTTGATGTTCCGCCGCTCGTGCCGGGCAGGCCAGGGATTGGTGCTCGTCCAGAAGCGGGCATCGCGCTGGGACGCAGCAATCCACATGCTGTTTGTCTTCATGCCCCTCGGAGTCGTGTGGCTGGACGACAGAGGTATCGTCATCGAGGCGGTGCTGGCTCGTCCTTGGCGCTTCTACCTGCCGTCCCGGCCGGCGCGCTTTGTCGTGGAATCAGTTCCAGACCTGTTAGAATTCGTCCATCCGGGTGATCTGATCCACTTTCGCGATGCCTGAGTCCTACCGCTGGTCCGCCCTGCTTGCCCTGTTCCTATGCTTGGTCATTGTCCCCGGCGCCGGGGCTCAGGGCTCCGGCCCGATCTACGTCGTTGAAGAGGGCGACTCGCTTTGGGGCGTTGCCTCGCGTTTCGGCACGACGGTCGAAGCCATGGCCCAGGCCAATGGGCTGAGTGCCAGCAGTGGGATCTCTCCCGGACAGCAGCTGGTGATCCCGGGATTCGAGGGCGTTGTCGGCAGGTTGGTGACGCATGACGTCGCTTTCGGCGAGGATCTGGCGAGCGTGGCCCAGGTATACGGTGTTGATGCGGCCAGTCTACTGGCACTGAATCGAGGCCTGAGCCCGGAGCGGCTGTATGTTGGCCAGCCGCTGATTGTGCCCCTCCAGCAGGACAACCCGCTGGCGCTGGGCGAGGCCAGGCGCGTTCTCATCGGGCGGGGCGAGAGCCTCAACAGCTTTGCCAGTGCAGCCGACCAGAACCCGTGGAGTCTCCAGTTCAAGAACGGCGCCGGCCCGCGCCTGTGGCTCCTGCCGGGTGACAGCCTGGCACTCCCGGCTGATGGCGTGCCGAACATTGCCCTTGCGAGTCCGCTGGCCGGTGCCGGACTTGACCCGGCGGTCGGTACTCAGGGCCAGACGCTCACCATCCGCCTGCAATCCGAGGGGGATCTGGTGGCAGAGGGCGAGGTGGCTGAGTGGCCGCTTGTCTTCCTAGCGGATGAGACGCAGGGCTACGTCGCACTGCAAGGCATCCATGCCATGGCCGAGCCGGGAATCTACGATATCGAGATCCGCTGGAGCGGCGATCCGGGGTCGGAGGACTACCAGCGATTTCGGCAGCCTTTGCGGATCCGGGCCGGAGAGTTCGGCAGTGAGGCGCTAACCGTCAAGCCGGAGAGCCTCGATCCGGCCGTCACCGTTCCAGAGGACGCTCTCGTCCAGGGGCTGGTGACTCCAAAGACCCCCGAGAAACTCTGGCGGGGCGCCTTCGAGTTTCCCTCGGAGTTCTACACCGATCAGTTCCCTTCGGTCTTCGGCACTCGCCGCAGTTACAACGGCGAGGGGTACTTCAAATACCACAATGGGCTGGACTTCTACGGCGGGACGGGGGTGCCCATCCTGGCGCCGGCCAGAGGTCGGGTGGTCTTTGCCGGGCCGCTGCAAGTGCGGGGCAATTCGACCTACATCGACCATGGCTGGGGCGTGTACACCGGATACCTGCATCAGTCGGAGATCTTGGTCGAGGTGGGGGAGATGGTAGAGGCCGGGCAGGAGATCGGCCGGGTGGGGGCCACAGGCCGGGTGACTGGGCCGCACCTGCATTGGGAGGTGTGGGTTGGGGGTGTCCCGGTCGACCCGCTTCAGTGGGTCGCTCAGCCGATCCCGTAGCGGTTGGGGGGGCGTCGAGTCTACGGCCCGGCGACTTCTCAGGCGTCTGGGGCCTCACCCTCGCCGGAGGCCGGGATTTCACCCAGGCGATAGGCCTGGATCAGCTCGCGGGCGGCGGCCTCGTCGCCCTCGAGCACCAGCAAGTCGACGACCCCCAGCGGCCCAACTCCCAGACCGATCGTCGCCCCGGCGGCTTCCTGCGAGAGGTTTGCCTCGATGCCCTCCGAGGCGAGGAGCGCCCGGAGGATCTCCCCTTCCAGCGACCCGTTCACGCTCGCGACTCGAATGACCTTCTCCTCCATCGCGCCTCCGGCGTGTAGTATAATCCCGAAGCCTCGAGGGCAACTACGAAATTCTGATGTCTTCCCCCCCAACCGCCGTCACTGATCGCCTGTGGGCTGGGTACGAAATCTCAGACCGCGATCTAGAATTCATCTTCAACCTCCTGCTCGACCGTGAAGTGCCGCTCACGCCGGCGGAAATGGTACGCGCCCTGGTGGAGGAGCGGCTGGCAAGCTGGGAGGCCGAGGCCCAGGCGCAGCGGGCTGCAGATCTGCCGAGCTACGTGCCTGCGGAAGGCTACGGAGTAGGCCAGACTCTGTGCTTCCCGCTGCTGGGCGGCCAGGTCGGACAGGTGATGGCCGTGCGCCCGGGCGAGAATCCCGCCCTGGGCAACTTCGAGGTCATCACGGTGGCATTCGCCGAGGACAGGCCGCGCGAATTCGCTGCCCGATTGGCCGACCACGCTCTGAGCCGGCTTCCAGCAGAGACTGCGTCGCTCGACGGAGAGCCGAGCCTCGACCTGGCCTTGAGAGTGTATGGGAGTCGGCTGGAGGCCAAGCTCGCCGACAGGCTTTCTCAAACCCCTGACATCGTCCGCATCGCCGGCCGCTGGTTTCCGACCCAGTTGCTGGCGGATGTCAACGTCGGTCATCTCAACCTCGCCGAAGCCGTGCTGGATATGGCAGGGGGTGGCCCGCTCCCGACGGCGGAATTGCTGCCGCACCTCGGGCTGCCCGAGTCGGTCGACTCGCTGCTGGCGGCATTCTCGGTGGACTATGCCCTGCAGGAGAACGAGCGATTCGACGAAGTCGGTCCCGCCGGGCAGGTCCTGTGGTTCCTCAGGCGTCTAGAGCCTCCCGAGGTCCTCTTTCGTCCGCCGCGCCTCGAGCCTGCGAGTCCGACGCCGAGGCTCCCTTCCTTGAGTGACGGGAGCCTCTCACTCTGCCGGCAAGTCGATGACGAGTTGAGCCTCTACCCGGCTGAGCCAGCGGACGAGGGCGAGGTCCGCCTGGCGCTGCTCTTCCCACACTGGAGAGTGGGGACTCTTCCCCTGTCGTCGCGCCTGCGCCCGCTCTTTCCGACGGCCTATGAGGCCCCCCGCATCCGTTTCATCCTGGTGGACGGTCACAGCGGCGAGAAGTTTCCCGGGTGGGTAGTCCGAGCCGATCGCTACGTGTTCGGCCTAGAGGAGTGGTACCGCCGACACGAGGTTCCTGTAGGAGGGTTGATCCAGGTGCGTCGGGGGGAGACCCCCGGAGAAGTGATTGTCCAGGTGGTGGACCGACGCCGCCGGACCGAATGGATCCGCACCGTGGCCATTGGCGAGGGCGGGCAAATTGGCTTCAGCATGTTGAAGCAACCCGTCGGCGCCGCCTTCGACGATCAAATGATTATCGGGCTTCCGGACCTGGCGAAGATGGATAAGGCCTGGCTCTCCGGCCCCCAGAGGCAAATGCCGCTGGAGAAGCTGGTCCCATCGGTCTTCCGCGAGCTCGCCAAGCTCA
This genomic interval from Anaerolineales bacterium contains the following:
- a CDS encoding AAA family ATPase yields the protein MRTIAIANHKSGVGKTATTHALGALLAERGRRVLLLDLNPQADLTAFCGIESAAGVSLAEVLGGTLPGIVPLRDILREVLPGLYLFLAPSDLALAPSELGLLSRMGREEALKHILQTVSEDFDLALIDCPSNLGLLTLNALTAASAVLIPTQPQIPDLRALWFFLATVEQVRHELNRNLETLGILVTSYDWRLSHHRAAVEAMVSARLPILPVGLGRSTRVSASVMADEQTLTYLPTNREAQAELADLIERWLDGGGASSGRAPGRAGASNRAEGPSQA
- a CDS encoding response regulator, giving the protein MAGKTKRVVCIEDEPEMIDLVRLILGRKGYDVIGANGGIEGLDAVRRERPDIVLLDLMMPDMDGWEVYQQIKADPALKEIPVVVVTAKAQSIDKVLGLHIAKVDDYITKPFGPQELLESVEKILSVAS
- a CDS encoding DUF192 domain-containing protein — encoded protein: MTRDVEVINHTRDERLLLRARWCASFACRLRGLMFRRSCRAGQGLVLVQKRASRWDAAIHMLFVFMPLGVVWLDDRGIVIEAVLARPWRFYLPSRPARFVVESVPDLLEFVHPGDLIHFRDA
- a CDS encoding peptidoglycan DD-metalloendopeptidase family protein, with translation MPESYRWSALLALFLCLVIVPGAGAQGSGPIYVVEEGDSLWGVASRFGTTVEAMAQANGLSASSGISPGQQLVIPGFEGVVGRLVTHDVAFGEDLASVAQVYGVDAASLLALNRGLSPERLYVGQPLIVPLQQDNPLALGEARRVLIGRGESLNSFASAADQNPWSLQFKNGAGPRLWLLPGDSLALPADGVPNIALASPLAGAGLDPAVGTQGQTLTIRLQSEGDLVAEGEVAEWPLVFLADETQGYVALQGIHAMAEPGIYDIEIRWSGDPGSEDYQRFRQPLRIRAGEFGSEALTVKPESLDPAVTVPEDALVQGLVTPKTPEKLWRGAFEFPSEFYTDQFPSVFGTRRSYNGEGYFKYHNGLDFYGGTGVPILAPARGRVVFAGPLQVRGNSTYIDHGWGVYTGYLHQSEILVEVGEMVEAGQEIGRVGATGRVTGPHLHWEVWVGGVPVDPLQWVAQPIP
- a CDS encoding DUF2007 domain-containing protein, whose product is MEEKVIRVASVNGSLEGEILRALLASEGIEANLSQEAAGATIGLGVGPLGVVDLLVLEGDEAAARELIQAYRLGEIPASGEGEAPDA